GGCCCGCGGCGGTCGAGACCGCCCGCAACGGGGACGTCTTCAACCGTGCCGACGTCGACTTCGCGACCGCGATGATCCCGCACCACGCGCAGGCGCTGCGGATGGCACTGCTGGCCCAGGACCGCCCGCTGCCCGACGAGGTCCGGGCGCTGGTCGACCAGGTCCAGGCCGCCCAGACCCCGGAGGTCGAGACGATGACGACCTGGCTGACCGACTGGGGCAAGGACATCCCGGCCACCTCGATGGACCACGCCAACGCCGGCCACGACATGGAGGACATGGATGACATGGATGACATGGATGGCATGGGTGGCTCCGCGATGCCGGGGATGATGTCCGGCGAGCAGATGGAGGAGCTCGAGGGCTCCTCCGACGCCGACTTCCCGAGGCTGTGGATGACGATGATGATCGAGCACCACGAGGGCGCGATCACCATGGCGAAGGCCGAGCAGGCGGACGGGAGGTTCCCGGACGCGATCGCCCTCGCGGAGTCCATCGCCGAGAGCCAGGCGGCCGAGATCGCCACCATGGAGGACCTGCTCGGGAACGGCTGATCAACGCGGCATCAGGGGGCTGACAACACCCGGTCGCCGTCCTAGGGTCGGGCCATGCGCCACACCACCCTGCACCGGATGCTCGGGGTCGCTGCCGGCTCCCTGATGCTCGCCGTACCACTCGCGTCCGCCGTGCCCACGGTGGCGAGCGCCGGCGCCGCCTCCCCGGGCGTCGCCGACTGCCGGGACGGCTCGGCCGCCCGGGTGGCCGAGGGTTCGCACGCCGCCGAGCCGGAGCTGTACCCGAAGAACGAGGCCAAGAAGTACGGCGTCATCAAGGACTCGCCCTACCTCGGCAACGGCACGGTCACCGTCAAGACGGTCTTCCACGTGATCACCGACGGCGCCAGCCAGGCCGACCGGGACCGGCTCGCGAGCATGGTGCACGCGCAGATGGACGTGCTCAACGCGTCCTACTCCGGGCAGACCGCGGCGGACGCCGCCGACACCCCGTTCCGGTTCGCGCTCGACTCGATCCGGTTCGTCGACAACCCGGCCTGGCGCACGGTGACGCCCGGCAAGACCGAGCGCGACATGAAGCAGGCGCTCCACACCGGCGACTCGACGGTCCTCAACGTCTACACGGCCGACATCGGCGACGGCCTGCTCGGCTGGGCGTACTTCCCGAAGGGCTACAACAACGGCCGCGACTACATCGACGGCGTCGTGATGCTCGACGAGTCGATGCCGGGCGGCACCGCCGGCAAGTACTCCCTCGGCGACACCCTGACCCACGAGGTCGGGCACTGGCTGATGCTCGAGCACACCTTCCAGGGCGGCTGCTCGGCGTCCGGCGACGGCGTGGCCGACACCCCGCGCGAGGCGACCGCGCAGTTCGACTGCCCGGAGGGCGCCGACACCTGCTCGGCCCCGGGCCTCGACCCGATCCACAACTTCATGGACTACACCCAGGACTCCTGCATGAATATGTTTACGAGGGGCCAGGCCCAGCGGATGAGCGATGCGTGGGTGGCCTTCCGCGCGAAGCCGTAACCCTCATCGGTGATCGGCTGTCACACCCGGCACCCGGCCGGTGTCTTGATGGCATGACCACCTCAGGAACCCGCATCCCCGCCGCCCCGATCAACGGCCTCTTCGGTGCCGTCGTCAAGAGGTTCGCCGCCAAGATGTTCGGCAGCGTGCCGGAGTCGCTCGGTGTCATGTGGCACCACCAGCCCGCCCTGAAGGCGAGCATGTCCTACGGCCAGAAGCTGCAGAAGTGGGACGAGTGCGACGAGACCCTCAAGACCTACGCCCACATGGCCGTCGCCTCCCTGGTCGGCTGCTCGTGGTGCCTCGACTTCAACTACTTCATGGCCCGTGACAAGGGCCTCGACCTCGACAAGGCACGCGAGGTCCCGAACTGGCGGGCCTCCACGGTCTTCTCGACGCTGGAGCGCCAGGTGCTGGAGTACGCCGAGGCGGCCAGCCAGACTCCGCCTGCGGTCACCGACGAGATGGTCGAGCCGCTGCTCTCCGCCCTGGGCCCGGCCGGCCTGATCGAGCTCACCACGGTGATCGGCTTCGCGAACATGACCACCCGGTCCAACACCGCGCTGGGCATCGAGTCCGAGGGCTTCGCCTCGGCCTGCGGCATGAAGCCGCTCGCCGAGCGGCCCGCCGTAGGCTCGCCGGCATGAGCGATCCCTTCGTCGCCCACCGCAACCTGCTCTTCACGGTCGCCTACGAGATGCTCGGCTCCGCGGCCGATGCCGAGGACGTCGTGCAGGAGACCTGGCTGCGGTGGGCGGACGTGGACCAGGCGCAGGTGAACGAGCCGCGCGCGTACCTGGTCCGGATCGTCACCCGACAAGCGCTCAACCGGCTGCGCACGCTGAGCCGGCGCCGCGAGGACTACGTCGGCGAGTGGCTCCCCGAGCCGCTGCTCACCGCCCCCGACGTCGCCGAGGACGTCGAGCTCGCCGACAGCGTGTCGATGGCGATGCTCACCGTCCTCGAGACGCTGGGGCCGACCGAGCGCGCGGTGTTCGTGCTGCGCGAGGTCTTCGAGCTGCCGTACGACGAGATCGCGACCGCCGTCGGCAAGACGTCGGCCGCGGTCCGCCAGATCGCCACCCGGGCCCGCAACCACGTCGCGGCGCGCCGGCCGCGGGTCGACGTCGACCGCGGCGAGCAGCAGGCCGTCGTCGCCAGCTTCCTGGCCGCGGTGCAGGGCGGCGACCTCCAGGCGCTGCTCGACTCGCTGGCGCCCGACGTGGTGCTGCTGGCCGACCACGGCGGCGTCGCCCAGGCGATCCGCAAGCCCCTGCACGGCTCCGAGCCCGTGGCCCGGCTGCTGGCGAACTTCGCCACCTTCGCCCCGGACGGGGTCATCGAGCCGGTCTGGATCAACGGCTCGCTCGGCGCCCGGATCGAAGCGCGCGGCGAGGTCACCGCGATCAGCCTGGAGGTCGAGGACGGCCGGATCAAGCAGATCCTCGTGGTCCGCAACCCGGCCAAGCTCACCTCGCTCACCGAGGAGATCGTGCTGAGCCGCGACGCCTAGATGAGGTCGGCGACCGAGCCCACGACGGTGCCGTAGACGTCGCCGATGGTGGCCAGCGCCGCGGCATGCAGCTGCGCGGCGGGCACGTCGCCGGCGGCGCTCGGCAGCGAGCGGGTCGCACAGGCGTCGGCGACCACGGTGACGTCGTACCCGCGCAGGAGGGCGCCCTCGGCGGTGAACGTGACGCACATGTGGGTCATGAAGCCGGCGAGCACGACCTGCTGGTTGCCGGCCGCCTCGAGGAGGTCCGCGAGGTCGGTGCCGTGGAACGAGTTGGGCGCACCCTTGGTGACCACCGCCTCGCCCTCGACCGGGCGCACCCTGTCGTGGATCGAGCCGATCCCGGCGGAGACGTCGTAGAGGCTGCCGGGGCCGTCGTCGTGCTGCACGTGGACGACGGTCGCGCCGGCCGCGCGGGCCTTGCCGAGCAGGTCGGCGGCCCGGTCGAGCGCGGCGTCCCAGCCCTCCAGCTCCATCGCGCCGGTCGTGTAGGTGACCTGGTAGTCGATGAGGACCACCGTCGCGTCGGCGAGGGTGGCGGGGACGTCGGCAGCGCCGCCGAGGGTGCGGAGCGGGGTCGAGGTCATGGGGTTTCCTTTCCAGCGGTGGGGTGCTTCCATGGTGGCTGACCCGAAACACACTCAACAGGTCGAATCGGGTCGCCTGTCATCGACATCGGCCGGAGGTACGACGTGGCGCCACCGCGGGTCGCCGTGATCGCCGTGGAGGGGATCAGCCCGTTCCACCTGTCCGTGCCGTCGCTGGTGTGGGGCGCCGAGCAGCCGGTCGGCGAGATGACGCCGTGGCCGATCGAGCTGGCCGCCGTACGCCCCGGTCCGCTGCGGACCTCGGCCGGCTACGCGATCACCGTCGAGCATGGCCTCGACGCGGTCGCGCGGGCCGACATCGTCGTGATGCCGTGGTGGAACGACCCCGAGCGGCCCGCCCCCGAGCCCGTGCTCGCGGCCCTGCGCGCCGCCCACGACCGCGGTGCCCAGGTGGTCGGGCTGTGCCTCGGCGTGTTCGTGCTCGCCGACGCCGGCCTGCTCGACGGCCGCGCCGCGACCACCCACTGGCAGTGGGCCGACACCTTCCGCCGCCGGTTCCCGGCGGTCGAGCTGCGCCCCGAGACGCTGTACGTCGACGAGGGCTCGGTCATCACCGGCGCCGGCGCGACGGCAGGGGTGGACACCTGCCTCCACGTCCTGGCCCAGCGAGCCGGACAGTCCACCGCCACCCGGGTCGCGCGCCGGATCGTCGCGGCGCCCCACCGCGCCGGCGGTCAGGCCCAGTACATCGAGACCCCCGTCCCCGAGGCCTCCGACGACGCCGTCGCCCGCGCCATGGCCTGGGCGGCCGGCTCCCTCGACACCCCGCTCGGCATCGACGCGCTCGCCGGCCATGCCTGCATGAGCCGCAGCTCCTTCACCCGCGCGTTCCGGGCGCGCACCGGCTCCAGCGTGCACCCCTGGCTGGTCGCCCAACGGGTGGCCCGCGCCCAGGACCTGCTGGAGACCACCGCCCTCGGCGTCGACGAGGTCGCCCGCCGCGTCGGCTTCGGTACGGCGGCCCGGCTGCGGACCCACTTCACCGCCGCGCTCGGGGTGACCCCGACCCGCTATCGCTCGGACTTCGCCCGACGCGTCGACGCGGCCGGCTCCGTGCCGAGCAGCACCGGCATCAGCTCGCGGACCTGGGCGCGCAGGTCGTCGAGCACGCCCTCCCTCTCGCAGAGGTAGCCGAGGAGCGCCTGCTGGAACAGGCCGTCGAGCAGGCCGTAGGTGACGTGCGGGGTCATCGCGGCGGGCCGCCCGGCGAGCTCGGCGTAGGTCGAGACGACCCGCCAGACCATGTCCTCGAGCGTCTGGTCGATCTGCAGGACGGCCTCGCGCAGGCTCTCCTCGAACATGCTCTGGGAGCGCAGGTCGTACCAGAGCCGGTGCATCGGCGCCTCGTCGACGATGGTCTCGGCGAGCTTGTCGGCGAACGCCTCGACCAGGCCCTCGGGGGTGGTCGCGTCGGCGACGACGCCGTCGTAGCGGTGCACGCAGGTGGCCTTGTACTGGCGCACGCAGTAGACGATCAGCTCGAGCTTGTCGTGGAAGTAGTAGTGGACGACGCCGTGGGAGAACTCGGAGTTGTTGGCGATCTCGCGCAGGCTGGCGCGCGCGTAGCCGAGCTCGCCGAGGGTGCGCAGGGCCGAGTCGGCCAGGGCGCGGCGCCGCTCGTCGTGCTTGTCGGCGGGCGTACGACGCGCGGTCGCTGTCGTCATGGGGCCCGACCCTACCGCCTCCGGCGCCATCTCTGGACGATCGCCCAGATATTTCTTGACGATCGTCCAAAAAAGTCTTGACAGTCGTCAAGGAAACGGAGTTGTGTGGCCCACGTCACCCACGAGCACGACGAAGGAGTCGCACACCATGACCGAAGCAGAGCTCGCCGGGCGCACCGCGCTCGTCACCGGCGGCGCCCAGGGCCTGGGCCGGAAGTTCGCGGAGCACCTCGCCGCCGCCGGTGCCACCGTCGTGGTCGCCGACCTCCAGGACGCCAAGGGCAAGGAGGTCGCCGACGCGGTGGGCGGCCACTTCGTCCACCTCGACGTCACCCAGGACGACTCCTGGGCCGCCGCCGTCGCCGCCGCGGTCGAGCAGGCGGGCGGCCTCGACATCCTGGTCAACAACGCCGGCATCGAGATCGCCGGACTCTTCGTCGACCTCGATCCCGACGTCGTACGCCGGATCCTCGACGTCAATGTCGTCGGCACCTCGCTCGGCATCAAGCACGCCTTCCGCACCATGGGCCCCGGCGGCGCGGCCGGCAAGGGCGGCGTCGTCATCAACATCGCCTCGGTCGCCGCAACCATCGCCTTCCCGGCGCTGTCGGCGTACTCCGCCTCGAAGTCCGCGGTCGACCGGATCACCCGGATCGCCGCGATGGAGAGCGGCAAGCTCGGGCTCGGCGTCCGGGTCAACTGCGTCTACCCCGGCCTGGTCCCCAACGAGATGGGCGCCGGCCTGGCCAACGAGATGACCACGCTCGGGCTGTTCCCCTCACCCGAGGAGGCGGTCGCGGGCGTCGTCGCGCTGACGCCGTCGGGCCGGTTGGCCACCGAGGACGAGATCGCCGACGCGGTCGCCTTCCTCGCCTCCGACCGGGCGCAGTTCGTCAACGGCGCCGGCCTGCCGGTCGACGGCGGAATGGGGATGTGAGATGACCACCACCGACAAGCCCGTCGTCGTCTACGGCGCCTCCGGCTACACCGGCCGGCTGATCTGCGAGTACCTGCGCGAGTTCGGCGTCCCCTTCGTCGCCGCCGGCCGCTCGGCCGACAAGCTGAAGGACTCGATGGACGCGCACGTGCCCGGCATCGAGACCGCCGACTACGACATCGTCGAGGTCGGCCACTCGGTCGACGAGCTCACCGAGCTGTTCGGCGGCGCGTCCGTCGTGTGCAACACGGTCGGCCCGTTCAGCAAGTACGGCCCCGAGGTCGTCGAGGCCTGCCTCGCCGCCGGCACCCACTACCTCGACACCACCGGCGAGCAGGACTGGCTGATCACCTGCGACGAGCGCTGGGGCGCGGACTTCGCGGCCGCCGGCCTGCTGCTGTCGCCCGGGATCGCGCAGATGTACACGACCGGCGAGATCGCGGCCGAGCTGTGCCTCGAGAAGCCCGGGCTGGACACCCTCGACATCGCGGTCTTCTGGGGAGGCTCCCCCACGATCGCCTCCACGCAGACCATCCTGGTCAACGCCGCGACGTCGAGGGCCCACTTCCTCCAGCAGAACCAGTACGTCGAGTTCGATCCCACGCAGGGCCTGGTGCCGCTCGTCGTACCCGGGCAGCACGAGCTCGCGCTCTCGCTGCCGTGGGGCGGTACATCGCACCCGGTCTGGTACCGCAAGGACCCGCGGGTCGCGAACTGCAAGGCCCAGGGCGGGGTGTTCAACGCGGCACTGATGAACGGCGTCCCGCAGATCGTCGCCGGCGCGCTGGAGGCGACCAAGGACATGTCGGAGGCCGAGCGCGACGAGGCGCTGACCGCGACGGCGGCTCAGGTGATGAACCAGATGCCGCCGCGCGAGAACCCGCGGCTCAACAAGTCGCTCGACTCCGTGCACGCCTCGGGCCCGCTCGGCCGCGCGCACTGCGTGATCCACGGCAACCAGAACTACAAGCAGACCGGACTCCTGCAGGCCTACGCGGCGTACTCGCTGCTCCAGCAGCCACCGCTGCGGGTCGGGTTCGCGTCGGGCTGCAAGGCGTTCGGCCACCGCGCGCTGCTCGGCCAGCTGCGGGCCTTCGGCCTGGTCGCCGAGCCGGTGCTGACCGTCGAGGGCTGAGCGGATGCGGCTGGTCGACTACCTGGACAAGGGCGCGTCGCTGGGGGGCGATGCGGCCTGCCTGGTCTGCGACGGGCGGACGTGGACCTACGACGAGGTGGGAGGCCTCGCCGGACGGATCGCGTCCGCCCTCGCAGGACGGGGCGTCGCGCCGGGCGACAAGGTGGCGATCCTCGCCTCGAACGACCCGGTGGCGTTCACCTGCGTGTTCGGGATCAGCCGCGCCGGCGCCGTGTGGTGCCCGGTCAACCCGCGCAACGAGGCGGCCGAGAACCGCGAGCTGCTCGACCTGTTCGAGTGCACCACGCTGATCTTCCAGGCGTCGTACGCCGGGCTGGTCGACCAGATCCGCGGCGACCTGCCCGCGGTGACCACGCTGGTCTGCCTCGACGGGTCGTTCGACTGGGCGCTCGGGTGGGACGACTTCCTCGCCCGCGGCGTGGAGGTCGTCGACCGCCCGGCCGACGACGACCTGGCGATGATCGTCGGCACCGGCGGCACCACCGGCCGGCCCAAGGGCGTCATGCTCACCGGCACCAACCTCGAGACGATGACGGCGCTGACCCTGATCGGCTACCCGTGGCCCGCCGCACCGGGCCGGCCGACGTACCTCGCCCTCGCGCCGCTCACCCACGCGGCCGGCGTGCTGTGCTTCCCGGTCCTGGCGTCGGGCGGCTCGATCGTGGTCATGCGGACCCCCGACGTGGGCGGCTTCCTGGCGGCCGTCGCCGAGCACCGGGTGACCCATACCTTCTTGCCGCCGACGCTGATCTACATGGCCCTCGACCACCCGGACCTCGACACGACGGACCTCTCGTCCTTGCAGTGCTTCTGGTACGGCGCAGCGCCGATGTCGGCCCGGCGGCTGGAGGAGGCGCTCACCCGGGTCGGACCGGTGATGGCGCAGCTGTTCGGCCAGACCGAGGCGCCCATGATGATCTCTACGATGGCGCCGCGCGACCACTTCCGAGACGACGGGTCGATCGCGGTCGAGCGGCTCTCCTCGGCGGGACGCCCGGCGCCGCTGGTCACGGTGGCGATGATGGGCGACGACGGGACGCTGCTCGCACCCGGCGAGCGTGGCGAGATCGTGGTGCGCAGCTCCCTGGTGATGCGGGGCTACTACAAGAACCCGGACGCGACGGCCGAGGCGTCGGCGTACGGCTGGCACCACACGGGCGACATCGGGTTCCTCGACGACGAGGGCTTCCTGCACATCGTCGACCGCGCCAAGGACATGGTGATCACCGGCGGCTTCAACGTCTACTCCACCGAGGTCGAGCAGGCGCTGATGGCCCACCCGGCCGTCGCCGACTGCGCGGTGGTCGGGCTGCCCGACGAGAAGTGGGGCGAACGGCTCACCGCCGTCCTGCAGCTGCGGCCGGGTCGGTCGGTCACGCCCGAGGAGGTGCGGGCGTTCGTGAAGGAGCGGATCGGCAGCGTCAAGACGCCCAAGCAGGTGGAGGTCTGGGACGACCTGCCGCGCTCCCGGGTCGGCAAGGTGCTCAAGACCGAGATCAAGCAGCAGCTGACATGAACGCGATCCCCGAGGCCACGATGAGCAGGACGGCGTCCGTGCTCGTGGTCGAGGACAACCCGCTGCTGCTCCTCGTCCTGGCCGAGCTCGTCGGGAGCACGGCGCCCCTGATGCTCGCCGGTTCCGCCGCCGATGCCGTCACCG
The genomic region above belongs to Nocardioides sp. QY071 and contains:
- a CDS encoding DUF305 domain-containing protein, which gives rise to MHRTTLRRLASATGAITLALGLAACGDDGGDSRPAAVETARNGDVFNRADVDFATAMIPHHAQALRMALLAQDRPLPDEVRALVDQVQAAQTPEVETMTTWLTDWGKDIPATSMDHANAGHDMEDMDDMDDMDGMGGSAMPGMMSGEQMEELEGSSDADFPRLWMTMMIEHHEGAITMAKAEQADGRFPDAIALAESIAESQAAEIATMEDLLGNG
- a CDS encoding zinc metalloprotease, producing MRHTTLHRMLGVAAGSLMLAVPLASAVPTVASAGAASPGVADCRDGSAARVAEGSHAAEPELYPKNEAKKYGVIKDSPYLGNGTVTVKTVFHVITDGASQADRDRLASMVHAQMDVLNASYSGQTAADAADTPFRFALDSIRFVDNPAWRTVTPGKTERDMKQALHTGDSTVLNVYTADIGDGLLGWAYFPKGYNNGRDYIDGVVMLDESMPGGTAGKYSLGDTLTHEVGHWLMLEHTFQGGCSASGDGVADTPREATAQFDCPEGADTCSAPGLDPIHNFMDYTQDSCMNMFTRGQAQRMSDAWVAFRAKP
- a CDS encoding carboxymuconolactone decarboxylase family protein, with translation MTTSGTRIPAAPINGLFGAVVKRFAAKMFGSVPESLGVMWHHQPALKASMSYGQKLQKWDECDETLKTYAHMAVASLVGCSWCLDFNYFMARDKGLDLDKAREVPNWRASTVFSTLERQVLEYAEAASQTPPAVTDEMVEPLLSALGPAGLIELTTVIGFANMTTRSNTALGIESEGFASACGMKPLAERPAVGSPA
- a CDS encoding RNA polymerase sigma-70 factor; protein product: MSDPFVAHRNLLFTVAYEMLGSAADAEDVVQETWLRWADVDQAQVNEPRAYLVRIVTRQALNRLRTLSRRREDYVGEWLPEPLLTAPDVAEDVELADSVSMAMLTVLETLGPTERAVFVLREVFELPYDEIATAVGKTSAAVRQIATRARNHVAARRPRVDVDRGEQQAVVASFLAAVQGGDLQALLDSLAPDVVLLADHGGVAQAIRKPLHGSEPVARLLANFATFAPDGVIEPVWINGSLGARIEARGEVTAISLEVEDGRIKQILVVRNPAKLTSLTEEIVLSRDA
- a CDS encoding cysteine hydrolase family protein; its protein translation is MTSTPLRTLGGAADVPATLADATVVLIDYQVTYTTGAMELEGWDAALDRAADLLGKARAAGATVVHVQHDDGPGSLYDVSAGIGSIHDRVRPVEGEAVVTKGAPNSFHGTDLADLLEAAGNQQVVLAGFMTHMCVTFTAEGALLRGYDVTVVADACATRSLPSAAGDVPAAQLHAAALATIGDVYGTVVGSVADLI
- a CDS encoding TetR/AcrR family transcriptional regulator, which produces MTTATARRTPADKHDERRRALADSALRTLGELGYARASLREIANNSEFSHGVVHYYFHDKLELIVYCVRQYKATCVHRYDGVVADATTPEGLVEAFADKLAETIVDEAPMHRLWYDLRSQSMFEESLREAVLQIDQTLEDMVWRVVSTYAELAGRPAAMTPHVTYGLLDGLFQQALLGYLCEREGVLDDLRAQVRELMPVLLGTEPAASTRRAKSER
- a CDS encoding SDR family oxidoreductase, with amino-acid sequence MTEAELAGRTALVTGGAQGLGRKFAEHLAAAGATVVVADLQDAKGKEVADAVGGHFVHLDVTQDDSWAAAVAAAVEQAGGLDILVNNAGIEIAGLFVDLDPDVVRRILDVNVVGTSLGIKHAFRTMGPGGAAGKGGVVINIASVAATIAFPALSAYSASKSAVDRITRIAAMESGKLGLGVRVNCVYPGLVPNEMGAGLANEMTTLGLFPSPEEAVAGVVALTPSGRLATEDEIADAVAFLASDRAQFVNGAGLPVDGGMGM
- a CDS encoding DUF5938 domain-containing protein encodes the protein MTTTDKPVVVYGASGYTGRLICEYLREFGVPFVAAGRSADKLKDSMDAHVPGIETADYDIVEVGHSVDELTELFGGASVVCNTVGPFSKYGPEVVEACLAAGTHYLDTTGEQDWLITCDERWGADFAAAGLLLSPGIAQMYTTGEIAAELCLEKPGLDTLDIAVFWGGSPTIASTQTILVNAATSRAHFLQQNQYVEFDPTQGLVPLVVPGQHELALSLPWGGTSHPVWYRKDPRVANCKAQGGVFNAALMNGVPQIVAGALEATKDMSEAERDEALTATAAQVMNQMPPRENPRLNKSLDSVHASGPLGRAHCVIHGNQNYKQTGLLQAYAAYSLLQQPPLRVGFASGCKAFGHRALLGQLRAFGLVAEPVLTVEG
- a CDS encoding long-chain fatty acid--CoA ligase; translated protein: MRLVDYLDKGASLGGDAACLVCDGRTWTYDEVGGLAGRIASALAGRGVAPGDKVAILASNDPVAFTCVFGISRAGAVWCPVNPRNEAAENRELLDLFECTTLIFQASYAGLVDQIRGDLPAVTTLVCLDGSFDWALGWDDFLARGVEVVDRPADDDLAMIVGTGGTTGRPKGVMLTGTNLETMTALTLIGYPWPAAPGRPTYLALAPLTHAAGVLCFPVLASGGSIVVMRTPDVGGFLAAVAEHRVTHTFLPPTLIYMALDHPDLDTTDLSSLQCFWYGAAPMSARRLEEALTRVGPVMAQLFGQTEAPMMISTMAPRDHFRDDGSIAVERLSSAGRPAPLVTVAMMGDDGTLLAPGERGEIVVRSSLVMRGYYKNPDATAEASAYGWHHTGDIGFLDDEGFLHIVDRAKDMVITGGFNVYSTEVEQALMAHPAVADCAVVGLPDEKWGERLTAVLQLRPGRSVTPEEVRAFVKERIGSVKTPKQVEVWDDLPRSRVGKVLKTEIKQQLT